Genomic segment of Alkalidesulfovibrio alkalitolerans DSM 16529:
TCCCGCACATGGCTGCATGCGCGGGAGGCCGTGCCTTTTTTGGAGCCTCCCCGCAATGGTCCGCCCCAGGGCGGGGCGGACGGACCGAATGGACCTGTCTGATCTTTTTTCGATCGCAAAGTGTGACCGGCCGCCCCTGGCGGGCGTATATGTGAATGCATGGATCAGCCGGGAAACGACAGAGACGACGCCTGGGCCGTGAGCCGCACGCTGCGCGGCGAGCGCGATGCCTTCGCCGTGCTCGTCCGGCGCTACCAGGGACCGGTGTTCCGGCTCATGCTGCGCTTCGCCCGCGACGAGCACACGGCCCGCGAACTGGCCCAAGACGCCTTTGTGCGGGCCTTCGAGCGTCTGGCGGCCTATGACCCCAAACGCCGCTTCTTCACTTGGCTCTACACCCTGTCCCTGAATCTGGCCCGCGACCATGCGCGGCGCACGGCGCGCCAGCCGCTCGCGCAGAGCGACGTCGAGCGGACCTGCCGCGCCGACCAGAGAGACCCGGCAGACAGCCTGCACGCGGCCCGGCTGCTCGACGCCCTGCGCGATCTGCCGCCCAAATACGGCGAGGCGCTAGCCCTGCGCTATATCGAGGACATGCCCCTCGACGACGTAGCCGCGATTCTCGGACTTTCCGTGAGCGGGGCGAAGATGCGCGTGCACCGGGGCCTGGGCCTCTTGCGCGAGCGCTATGGGGAGGACCTGCGATGAAAACCGTTCAAAACACCCGAAACAACGACTCCGACGTCCGGCTGGCCGAGCGGCTGCGTACGCTTGCCAACATCGGGCCGGGGGACGACTTCACGGCCCGGGTCATGGAGCGCATCGCGGCCAAAGAGCCGCTGCCCGAGCCCGAACCTTGGCCCACAAGGCTTATGTGCTGGCTCATGACGCCGCGCATGGTGAGCCTGCGGCCGCTTCACGGCCTGACCCTGGCGGCCTGCCTGCTCCTGGCCGTGGGCGGCGCTCTTCGCTTCGGCGGCATCATGACTGACGTAACGCCGCCCGAGGGACGCTCTCCCGTCAGGTTCGTGCTGGCCGCGCCCGGCGCGCGCGAGGTGGCCGTGATCGGCAGCTTCAACGGCTGGAATGCGGCCGGCTGGACCATGCGCCACGACGCGGCCACGGGGCTTTGGACCCTGACCGCCGCCCTGCCCCCAGGCAGCCACGAATACGTCTTTCTGCTCGACGGGGCTGTGACCCTGCCCGATCCCACCGCAGCCATCAGCGCCGACGATGGTTTCGGCAGCCGCAATTCCGTGCTTTTGGTGAGGACCGGCAATGGCGCGACGCTCTAGCATTCTTGTTGTCTCGGCCCTGTGGCTCGTGACGGCATGGCTCCTCCTGGCGGCCGCTCCGGTGCTTTGCGCGTCCGGCCATGGCAGCCTCGATGCGGCCGTGGAGAACGGCCGCCTGAGCCGGGACGACGCACGGGCCATAGCCGCCCTCATCGAGCAGGCGCGCGCCCAGGGACTGCCCGAAGGCCCGCTGGCGGCCAAGGTCGCGGAGGGCCTGGCCAAGCGCGTGCCGGGACAGGCCATCGTCCGCGCCGTGGACGCCATGCGCGACGACTATGCCTTCGCCCGGGGTGCCCTTGCCCGTGGCGGCGCGTTCGCGCCGACGCCCGACGACGTGGTCCTGGCGGGCGACAGTCTGCGGCTCGGCCTCTCCCGCGAGGAGCTGGCCGAACTTGCACAGCAGGCGTTTGGCGCATCGCCGACCATGCTGGCCACGGCCGCACGCGCGCGCGCCTTCCTGAACGGTATCGGCTTCCCGTCCGACCTCTCGACCCACATCCTGAGCCAGGGACTTGAGTCAGGCACTTTGACCCCTGCCTGGATCCATCTCTTCAAGGCCGTGCAACGCGCCCGCGATACGGGCGCGAGCGACGCCGCCGTGGCAAAGGCGGCCGTCCGGACCCTGGCCGAGGGAGGCGGGCCCGGCGAGATGCTGCACGACCTCGGGCTGACCAGCCGCGACATGCGCCAGCTTCCGGGCCGCCCCGAAAATTGATCCGTGACCGAACAGCCCCTGCGAAACGTATATGGAGGCACAATGAGAATCCACGCCCCCTTGCTCCTCTTGTTCCCGCTGCTCCTGGCACTTTCGGGCTGCGCCATGGTCGAGGGGCAATACTATCTAAATACCAAGCGCTACGACGACGGCCGTGCGGCCTTTGCCACGCGGCTGGCCGAAGAACCCGACGATCCCGGCCTGAACTATTACATGGCGCGTTTCGAGTTGGCCGAGGACAAGCCGGAGGCTGCGCTGCCCTTCATCGAAAAGGCCGTGCGCCTCGCGCCGGGCAACGCAGAGTATCGTTTCTGGGAGGGTGTGACCTGGTGGGCACTGATGGAGCCGGACAAGGAACGAGCCGCCTACGAGAAAGCTCTGGCGCTCGATTCACGCCATCTGCCCGCTTCGCTCTATCTGGGACACAACATGCTCGATCGTGGCGAAAACGCTGCCGCGCTCGAACTGTACGACCGCGTGCTGCGCCTCGATCCGTATGAGCCGCAGGCCCTGTTCAACAAAGCCGTGGCTCTTGAGAGGCTGGACCGCGACGAGGAGATGCGCGCGGTGATGCTGCGCTATCTTGAATGGTATCCGGACGGGGCCATGGCCCGTCAGGGAACGCGGATGCTGAACCGCCTGGGAGACTTCACCTGGCGCAACCACCTGCTGGGTCTTAGAACCGTCACGCTCAGGGCAATCGAATTCAGCCCCAACAGCGCCACGCTCACCGAGGACTCGCGCGCCTCTCTGGCCGTGGTCGGCTCCATAATGTCCGTCAAGCAGGACCTGCGCCTGCATGTGGTCGCGTTCGCCGAGGGCGACCCCGCCCTTGCCCGGCAACGCGCCTTGGCGGTCCGGGACTATGTCGCCCGCATGCACCCCAAAGTCGCTCCGGAGCGGCTCACGCCGAGTTGGTTCGGTGAAGCCGAGACCATAACCGTTGACGGCCGGTCCTTCACCAAGGGCCACTCCGTCGCCATCTTCACCAAGGTCGAATGATCATGGGAGGGCACATCATGTCTATCATACTACGCCTTCTCCTGGCCTGTCTCGTGCTGCTCGCCGTCGCGGGTCTTCCCGCCCTGGCTCAGGACACGGACCAGACAGGCGCTGAAACCGAAAGCGAGGCCGACACCGGCACGGACACGGGTACCGACGCCGATACCGACGCCGGAAGCGAGACGGGCGAGGCAGACCAGGGCGAAACCTCCCCCGCCTTCAGCAACCCCACGCAGGC
This window contains:
- a CDS encoding tetratricopeptide repeat protein, which gives rise to MRIHAPLLLLFPLLLALSGCAMVEGQYYLNTKRYDDGRAAFATRLAEEPDDPGLNYYMARFELAEDKPEAALPFIEKAVRLAPGNAEYRFWEGVTWWALMEPDKERAAYEKALALDSRHLPASLYLGHNMLDRGENAAALELYDRVLRLDPYEPQALFNKAVALERLDRDEEMRAVMLRYLEWYPDGAMARQGTRMLNRLGDFTWRNHLLGLRTVTLRAIEFSPNSATLTEDSRASLAVVGSIMSVKQDLRLHVVAFAEGDPALARQRALAVRDYVARMHPKVAPERLTPSWFGEAETITVDGRSFTKGHSVAIFTKVE
- a CDS encoding glycoside hydrolase family 13; amino-acid sequence: MKTVQNTRNNDSDVRLAERLRTLANIGPGDDFTARVMERIAAKEPLPEPEPWPTRLMCWLMTPRMVSLRPLHGLTLAACLLLAVGGALRFGGIMTDVTPPEGRSPVRFVLAAPGAREVAVIGSFNGWNAAGWTMRHDAATGLWTLTAALPPGSHEYVFLLDGAVTLPDPTAAISADDGFGSRNSVLLVRTGNGATL
- a CDS encoding RNA polymerase sigma factor; translation: MDQPGNDRDDAWAVSRTLRGERDAFAVLVRRYQGPVFRLMLRFARDEHTARELAQDAFVRAFERLAAYDPKRRFFTWLYTLSLNLARDHARRTARQPLAQSDVERTCRADQRDPADSLHAARLLDALRDLPPKYGEALALRYIEDMPLDDVAAILGLSVSGAKMRVHRGLGLLRERYGEDLR